From Paenibacillus sp. V4I7, one genomic window encodes:
- a CDS encoding alcohol dehydrogenase catalytic domain-containing protein — MRAVQISRYSKKLTAQINTISIPTIKSTQILIKTKVAGVDPHLILAITGKVKLFDRYAFPLTLGNELAGVVVEVGSDVMDLRVGDKVYTMPPLDTMGAFAEYVAVDAAIVAKMPANLSFKEAAAVPLSVLTIVQSLAILDVKQGGKLFISGGTGGFGQIAVPYAK, encoded by the coding sequence ATGAGGGCTGTACAAATCTCTCGGTATTCCAAAAAATTAACTGCACAGATCAATACAATTTCTATTCCAACAATCAAATCAACGCAGATTTTGATTAAGACTAAGGTAGCTGGGGTTGATCCACACCTTATCTTGGCGATTACCGGCAAAGTTAAGTTGTTTGATCGTTATGCCTTTCCGTTGACGCTGGGCAACGAGTTGGCCGGCGTTGTGGTTGAAGTTGGTTCCGATGTCATGGATTTGAGAGTTGGTGATAAGGTTTACACCATGCCACCGCTAGATACGATGGGAGCTTTTGCTGAATATGTAGCCGTAGATGCTGCGATCGTGGCTAAAATGCCAGCCAATCTCTCCTTTAAAGAAGCGGCGGCCGTGCCACTGTCTGTGCTAACGATCGTTCAGTCTCTAGCTATTCTAGATGTTAAACAAGGGGGGAAATTATTTATCTCTGGTGGTA
- a CDS encoding SDR family oxidoreductase, whose protein sequence is MRKTVLITGVSGGIGKELADRFAKGGHNIVLVARSESKIVELAQEYRKKYGIQATVIAKDVAAPGVPEEIFTELKEKGITVDYLVNNAGFGLFGTFMETDMEQEVNMIDVNIKALTVMTKLFLPDMIKRGQGGVMNVASLVGFFPGPMMSVYYATKAYVLSFTEALANEVSGTGVTVTALCPGLTSTGFVDRSGMGASKMLKGAIMEAGQVAEEGYRGFLRGKTLIMPGARNRFIAFMPRLLPRMMMTRLIRSSQDRTEH, encoded by the coding sequence ATGAGAAAGACGGTTCTTATCACAGGGGTTTCCGGAGGGATCGGTAAAGAATTAGCTGATCGGTTTGCCAAGGGCGGACATAATATAGTGCTGGTGGCTCGCAGCGAGAGTAAAATAGTGGAACTCGCACAGGAATATCGAAAAAAATACGGCATTCAGGCAACGGTCATCGCCAAGGATGTGGCGGCACCAGGGGTACCCGAGGAAATCTTCACGGAGCTCAAGGAGAAGGGGATTACCGTTGACTATTTGGTCAACAATGCCGGCTTCGGTTTGTTTGGGACATTTATGGAAACAGATATGGAGCAAGAAGTGAATATGATTGACGTTAATATCAAGGCTCTGACGGTTATGACGAAGCTATTCTTACCGGATATGATCAAACGCGGGCAAGGTGGAGTGATGAATGTAGCTTCCTTGGTGGGTTTCTTCCCAGGACCGATGATGTCTGTTTACTATGCGACGAAGGCGTACGTGTTGTCGTTCACCGAAGCTTTGGCGAACGAAGTGAGCGGAACAGGCGTGACTGTAACCGCATTATGCCCGGGGCTGACGTCAACCGGATTTGTTGATCGTTCGGGAATGGGCGCCTCGAAAATGTTGAAGGGCGCGATCATGGAAGCTGGACAGGTGGCTGAAGAAGGGTATCGAGGCTTCTTGCGTGGCAAGACATTAATAATGCCCGGTGCCCGCAACCGTTTCATTGCGTTTATGCCGCGGTTGCTGCCTCGTATGATGATGACCCGTTTAATTAGAAGCTCACAGGACAGGACGGAGCATTGA
- a CDS encoding NADP-dependent oxidoreductase, whose protein sequence is MRAAQMHKYSKKIQLELNEVEIPVINSDEVLINVKAAGVNPLDILIINGSVRMISDYEFPLTLGNELSGIIEAVGKEVVNFRVGDHVYTRLPINQIGAFAEYAAVKEEAIAIMPENLSFTEAAAVPLTALTAYQALHDILHAQPNKKLFIPGGTGGFGAMAIPIAKSMGLYVITSGSERGRSRTLSIGADQFINYKEENYADVLSDIDYVIDTLGTKEIKAEMGILKPQGKLVSLKAAPNYHFAADRNFPLWKRLLFGLVGSRIDSLARKHQIEYRFIFVQANGSQLQEVTNLVEQENIKPSIDSVYHFNDINKALVKVSTGHSQGKVIVTF, encoded by the coding sequence ATGAGAGCAGCGCAAATGCACAAGTATTCAAAAAAAATTCAACTGGAACTGAATGAGGTGGAAATACCGGTAATCAATAGCGATGAGGTTCTCATTAACGTAAAAGCTGCGGGGGTAAATCCATTAGATATTCTAATTATAAATGGCAGTGTTCGGATGATTTCTGATTATGAGTTCCCATTAACTTTAGGAAATGAACTATCCGGCATTATTGAAGCCGTAGGAAAAGAGGTTGTGAATTTCCGTGTGGGTGATCATGTTTATACGCGATTGCCGATAAACCAAATTGGAGCTTTTGCGGAATACGCAGCGGTGAAGGAAGAGGCTATAGCCATCATGCCTGAAAATCTTTCGTTTACTGAAGCAGCGGCTGTACCCCTGACTGCTTTGACGGCATATCAAGCATTACATGATATACTTCATGCTCAGCCCAATAAAAAGCTGTTTATTCCTGGAGGAACCGGAGGCTTTGGTGCAATGGCAATTCCTATCGCCAAATCCATGGGTTTGTATGTCATTACAAGCGGCAGTGAAAGAGGCAGATCACGTACCCTGTCGATTGGCGCAGACCAATTCATCAATTATAAAGAAGAGAACTATGCAGACGTTCTATCCGACATTGATTATGTGATCGACACCTTGGGAACCAAAGAGATCAAAGCCGAAATGGGGATTTTAAAACCCCAAGGAAAATTGGTATCCTTGAAAGCTGCGCCAAATTATCACTTTGCGGCTGATCGGAATTTTCCATTATGGAAAAGACTATTGTTTGGCTTAGTTGGGTCCCGCATCGATTCTTTGGCACGCAAGCATCAAATTGAATATCGTTTTATATTCGTGCAGGCCAATGGCAGTCAGTTACAAGAGGTCACTAATCTTGTTGAACAAGAAAACATCAAGCCCTCAATAGACTCCGTTTATCATTTTAATGACATTAACAAGGCATTGGTTAAAGTCTCTACTGGCCATTCGCAAGGCAAAGTAATTGTAACGTTCTAA